The segment TGCTGAACCACAGGCCGCCCAGCACGAACTTGCTGATGATGTCCCAGCTCAGGAAGGTGAGGTCGAGGCCTAGCATGTCAGTGTCCCCCGCCCGTGCCGCCCGCGACGATGAAACCGGGGATCTGCACCCGCTTCTCGATATAGGCGAAGACGCGGTTGACCGCGAAGGCCGACAGCATGTACAGCGCCGTCACCGCCAGGTAGACCTCGACACCGCGCGAGGTTTCTTCCTGCGCCTGCATGGCGAACATGGTGAGTTCGGCGATCGACACGGCAAAGGCCACGGCCGAGTTCTTCAGCAGGTTCATGGACTCGCTGGTCAGCGGCGGCAGGATGATGCGAAAGGCCATGGGCAGGATCACGTAGCGGTAGGCCTGCGCCGTGGTGAAGCCCATGGCCAGGGCCGCGTAACGCTGCCCGCGCGGCAGGGCCTGGATGCCGGCGCGCACCTGCTCGGCG is part of the Rhodoferax sp. BAB1 genome and harbors:
- a CDS encoding amino acid ABC transporter permease, whose product is MSWDWQVFLNDDGSGRTYLEWMIDAWGWTLAVAGSSWVVAVVMGALMGTLRTLQDSPWLVRLATAWVELFRNIPLLVQVFLWYFVVPKMFPLFQQVPGFVLVVFALGFFTSARIAEQVRAGIQALPRGQRYAALAMGFTTAQAYRYVILPMAFRIILPPLTSESMNLLKNSAVAFAVSIAELTMFAMQAQEETSRGVEVYLAVTALYMLSAFAVNRVFAYIEKRVQIPGFIVAGGTGGGH